In the Flavobacterium acetivorans genome, one interval contains:
- a CDS encoding T9SS type B sorting domain-containing protein: MKKKLLIIFTFLSINCFAQFSKTHYIPPITAAYNTLPQDQYLYISTPSTVNVKFKITAIGGNTITANVKNDTPYTFNVGTGINTQLFVPKAQIGKQNNKGYLIEAEDLIYVSVRVNAGSNGSGGYNHAGGLVSKGNSALGKEFRLGAMLNPLFDDSLLNFASILSTENGTMVSISNIPNGTILSNGILVNEPITVTLDKNESYVLAMENSLNTTPSNSSKMIGALVVTDKPVVVNSGSFGGSNSTALQTGGPQTGQPSGRDVGFDQIVPLEKTGKEYIFVKGLGTDELERVLLIASSDQTKIFINGSGTPITTLSEGEYTVLDGSQFINGNLYIAASENVAAYQSTGGLPTIYQPPANQNLFFVPPLNCATPNSVNNIPFIQSIGNIIFDGGLNIVTEAGATVTINNNSITNQPVAITGNPKFVRYTLNSLSGNISVKSTKQLYVSYFGTNGAATYGGYYSGFDTKPEIVSDKLALTNSACIPNVILKISTLSSYDTFQWFKNDAEIPGETNNSYQPTEPGYYQVRGSISGCGSTVFSDKIPVSNCPYDSDNDGVNNNIDIDLDNDGITNRYEAYQLLINQSNPILGTEYTGQTSGTGNIIGKPLYGFVSEVPVGKMNTTSYTLNLNQPETLIFSYIMQDDSDQSTPINEQMNSEGDFTLRVPTDKTITVTDPNDQLLIDTNYDGIYESGVKEFSSFEIRFRLKSTIPLFPGSGSFKFQTYLTNSLTFVHNNLSDTNNNKATFAIEHLKTIDSDSDSIPDLLDIDSDNDGILDTVEAQTNNIIISNIDANKNGLDDAFEPGFIPIDTDNDNIPDYRDLDSDNDGIFDLEESGSNGTDVNSDGIVDGNQTSFGTNGLSDNLETSADSGTINYTLADTDSDGIKNYRDLDSDNDLCNDVNEAGFSDPNNDGYLGNNPLSVDAKGKVTSSTAYTAPNSIYLITAPIIITQQPTAPATCEFQDATISFVDNGGSIYQWQVSTNGTLWNDLSNNATYSGVTTNSLLIAATTKVMNGYKYRVKLSKTGNYCGLTSGETTLVIYNLPITSPTSIIQCDDNADGISDFNLTEKNNAISTNYLNEIFSYYTTKIGADTADLNTKINTPTAYTSTNAIVWARVENQNGCISVAQLNLIVSNTQIPSTFQRDFSDCDDYIDSIHDDTDGISTFDFSSITNDIITFIPSPSSSYSIKYYRNEADALAEANEIINTSNYRNEGYPNQQQIWVRVESTLDNACYGLGPHITLTVHAKPNINTNEDHTEDELVCSNLPTFFVQLDAGINDGSPTTDYTYSWWKDNQIITNEIQPTLRVNTEGNYKVEVTTSFGCSRIRTINVTASDIAHVDSILISDLTAVNTITVNASGQGLYEYSIDAPNGPFQDSNFFDNVPPGIHEIFINDKNACGLVSKTIAVIGAPKFFTPNNDGYNDYWNIKGVSAGFNTNAIIFIFDRYGKLLTQIKPSSQGWNGTFNGQPLSADDYWYTLKLEDGREAKGHFSLKR, from the coding sequence ATGAAAAAAAAATTACTCATCATATTTACTTTTTTATCGATAAACTGCTTTGCTCAATTTAGTAAAACACATTATATCCCTCCAATTACTGCTGCATACAATACTTTACCTCAAGATCAATATTTATACATATCGACTCCGAGCACGGTCAATGTAAAATTTAAAATCACAGCCATTGGCGGGAACACAATAACAGCAAACGTCAAGAATGACACACCTTACACCTTCAACGTTGGAACAGGAATAAACACACAACTATTTGTTCCTAAAGCACAAATAGGAAAGCAAAACAATAAGGGATACCTAATTGAAGCTGAAGATTTAATCTATGTAAGTGTTAGAGTTAATGCCGGATCAAATGGAAGTGGCGGATATAATCACGCCGGTGGATTAGTCTCCAAAGGAAATAGCGCTCTGGGGAAAGAATTTAGATTAGGAGCAATGTTAAATCCTCTTTTTGACGATAGCTTACTTAATTTCGCATCGATTTTATCAACTGAAAATGGAACTATGGTAAGCATTTCTAATATTCCAAACGGCACAATTCTCTCTAATGGAATCCTCGTAAACGAGCCGATAACGGTTACTTTAGACAAGAATGAAAGTTACGTACTTGCAATGGAAAACTCCCTGAATACAACTCCATCAAATAGTTCTAAAATGATTGGCGCTCTTGTAGTAACAGACAAGCCTGTAGTAGTCAATTCGGGTTCTTTTGGAGGCAGTAATAGCACAGCTCTACAAACTGGGGGACCACAAACGGGACAACCAAGTGGCAGAGATGTAGGATTTGACCAAATAGTCCCATTAGAAAAAACTGGTAAAGAATATATTTTTGTAAAAGGACTTGGAACTGATGAATTAGAACGAGTTTTATTGATTGCCAGTTCAGATCAAACTAAAATTTTCATAAACGGCTCAGGCACTCCAATTACAACGTTAAGCGAAGGAGAATATACTGTTTTAGACGGTAGTCAATTTATAAACGGAAATTTATATATTGCTGCTTCAGAAAACGTAGCCGCTTATCAAAGTACCGGTGGCCTTCCAACAATATATCAACCACCAGCCAATCAAAACTTATTTTTTGTACCTCCCTTAAATTGTGCTACGCCAAATAGTGTGAACAATATTCCTTTTATTCAATCTATTGGAAATATAATTTTTGATGGCGGACTAAATATCGTTACTGAAGCTGGCGCTACCGTAACAATAAACAACAACTCAATCACTAATCAGCCTGTGGCAATTACAGGAAATCCAAAATTCGTCAGATATACACTTAACAGTTTATCCGGTAATATTTCCGTAAAATCTACCAAACAGCTTTATGTTTCCTATTTTGGCACTAATGGTGCCGCAACCTATGGCGGTTATTATTCCGGTTTTGATACTAAACCTGAAATTGTTAGCGATAAACTAGCTCTTACTAATTCCGCATGCATCCCTAATGTTATTTTAAAAATTAGTACTTTGTCATCATACGACACCTTCCAATGGTTCAAAAATGATGCTGAAATCCCCGGTGAAACTAACAATTCTTACCAACCCACTGAGCCGGGTTATTACCAGGTAAGAGGCAGTATTTCAGGCTGTGGTTCTACGGTGTTCTCAGATAAAATTCCTGTAAGCAATTGTCCTTATGATTCAGATAATGATGGAGTTAATAATAATATTGATATCGATTTAGACAACGACGGTATCACTAACCGATATGAAGCTTATCAATTATTAATTAACCAATCCAATCCGATTTTAGGCACAGAATACACCGGCCAGACAAGTGGTACTGGAAACATTATTGGTAAACCTCTATATGGTTTTGTTTCAGAAGTGCCGGTAGGAAAAATGAATACTACATCCTATACCCTAAACTTAAATCAACCCGAAACACTAATCTTTAGCTATATTATGCAGGATGATTCTGACCAATCAACTCCTATAAATGAGCAAATGAACAGCGAAGGTGATTTTACACTCCGTGTCCCTACAGATAAGACAATTACTGTTACCGATCCCAATGACCAATTATTAATTGACACCAATTATGATGGTATTTATGAAAGTGGCGTAAAAGAATTTTCTTCTTTTGAAATTCGATTCCGATTAAAAAGCACAATCCCTTTATTTCCCGGAAGTGGTTCATTCAAATTTCAAACGTATCTAACCAATTCGCTAACTTTTGTCCACAATAATTTATCTGACACCAATAACAACAAAGCTACATTTGCCATAGAACATCTGAAAACAATTGACAGCGATTCAGACAGCATTCCTGATTTATTGGATATTGACAGTGATAATGATGGTATTTTAGACACTGTTGAAGCCCAAACGAATAACATTATTATTTCTAATATTGATGCTAATAAGAATGGACTAGACGATGCCTTCGAACCAGGATTTATTCCAATAGACACCGATAATGACAACATCCCGGACTATCGAGATTTAGATAGTGACAACGACGGAATTTTCGATTTAGAAGAATCCGGCAGTAATGGTACTGATGTAAATTCAGATGGAATTGTTGATGGCAATCAAACTAGTTTTGGAACAAATGGTCTTTCTGACAATCTTGAAACATCGGCAGATTCCGGAACTATAAATTATACTCTTGCTGACACAGATTCGGATGGCATCAAAAATTATCGTGATTTAGACAGCGACAATGACTTATGTAATGATGTAAATGAAGCCGGTTTTTCTGACCCAAATAATGATGGTTATTTAGGTAATAATCCTTTATCAGTGGATGCAAAAGGAAAAGTAACAAGCAGTACAGCTTATACAGCTCCAAACAGCATATACTTAATTACAGCACCTATAATAATAACACAACAACCAACAGCTCCAGCAACTTGTGAATTTCAAGATGCTACTATCTCTTTTGTTGACAACGGCGGAAGCATCTATCAATGGCAAGTTTCAACTAATGGAACTCTTTGGAATGACCTTTCAAATAATGCCACTTATTCAGGAGTCACAACAAATTCCTTATTGATAGCTGCTACAACAAAAGTTATGAATGGCTATAAATATCGCGTTAAGTTGAGTAAAACGGGAAACTACTGTGGTTTAACTTCAGGAGAAACAACTTTAGTGATCTATAATCTACCTATTACATCTCCTACTTCAATTATTCAATGTGATGATAATGCAGATGGAATTTCTGACTTCAATTTAACCGAAAAAAACAACGCTATTTCAACTAATTATTTAAATGAAATTTTTAGCTATTATACCACAAAAATTGGTGCCGATACTGCTGATTTGAATACCAAAATAAATACGCCTACCGCTTATACGAGTACTAATGCAATAGTTTGGGCTCGAGTAGAAAACCAAAATGGCTGTATTAGCGTCGCACAATTAAACTTAATTGTATCCAATACTCAAATTCCTTCTACTTTTCAACGTGATTTTTCAGATTGCGACGATTATATAGATTCAATCCATGATGATACTGATGGGATTTCTACATTTGATTTTAGCAGCATTACAAATGACATTATCACTTTTATTCCTTCACCAAGTTCCTCCTATTCTATAAAATATTATAGAAATGAAGCCGATGCCTTAGCAGAGGCAAACGAGATTATCAATACAAGCAATTATAGAAATGAAGGCTACCCTAACCAACAACAAATTTGGGTTAGAGTTGAAAGTACATTAGACAATGCTTGCTATGGATTAGGACCACACATTACTTTAACAGTTCATGCGAAACCAAATATTAATACTAATGAAGATCATACTGAAGATGAATTAGTCTGTTCTAACCTACCTACTTTTTTTGTACAACTTGACGCAGGAATAAATGACGGTTCGCCAACAACTGATTACACTTATAGTTGGTGGAAAGATAATCAAATCATAACCAATGAAATACAACCAACTCTAAGAGTAAATACTGAAGGTAATTACAAAGTAGAGGTTACCACAAGTTTTGGTTGCAGCAGAATCAGAACAATAAATGTTACCGCTTCTGATATAGCCCATGTCGATTCAATTCTAATCTCAGATTTGACAGCTGTAAATACAATAACAGTAAATGCATCTGGTCAGGGTTTATATGAATATAGTATAGACGCGCCAAATGGACCATTCCAAGACTCTAATTTCTTTGATAATGTTCCTCCTGGGATTCATGAAATATTCATCAATGATAAAAATGCCTGTGGTCTTGTTAGCAAAACTATTGCTGTCATTGGAGCTCCCAAATTTTTCACACCAAACAATGATGGATATAATGACTATTGGAATATAAAAGGAGTATCGGCAGGTTTCAATACCAACGCTATCATTTTTATATTTGATCGTTATGGAAAATTACTGACCCAAATAAAGCCTTCAAGCCAGGGATGGAATGGGACTTTCAATGGTCAACCTTTATCAGCAGATGATTATTGGTACACCTTAAAATTAGAAGATGGAAGAGAAGCCAAAGGACATTTCAGTTTAAAGAGATAA
- a CDS encoding T9SS type B sorting domain-containing protein, whose amino-acid sequence MKCIKIILFWILVLCNTTLVFAQAISVDDSKNATDLTQILTNNSSCISISGESVKGDIFTPGQNSYGYFNNQGGSFPFTEGIVLSTWSSKNSEGPFMRNQGGGSNLWLGDPDLDQTLDIRSTNATVLEFDFIPLTNFISFNYLFASNEYQDDFPCRLSDAFVFLIKEKGSTGNYQNLAVLPGTTTPVSSTNIRPLINFTDNFGTQKGCPAINQTYFEQLNTSPTNTSPINYAGQTVVMNAQTTVIPGKTYHIKLVVADDGTKDFDSAIFIEAGSFTSKIDLGPDRIAPNNTICFGESFIIDTKLSPGYAYKWYKDNSLTPIAGETNPSYQATETGTYRVEVELGSTNCIASGEIKVEFTPEIVLQDTNLIQCDDNGDGIAIFDLTRAEPILKNNNSNLGTMVFYENTVDAQNNLNPIQNPKNYNNKANNQILIAKILDSYRCAHYAQLTLGISNQTITPLAPIVVCDDDGTDDGIYQFDLVSIATLSAFSGLGNNISVGFYLNQNDAYLERNALPTIFRNTIPYRQTIYAGVLNGSDCYGITPVSLVVNSFYPPNFQQENIALCANSNLNISVNAGFLSYLWNTGETTNEINISNPGNYSVKVTSANGCEATKKFTIIASEIASIKNVQVNDFAGNQNSALIEYTGTGDYEFSIDGSYFQDSPLFNGIAAGTYWAYARDKNGCGNAAPFQFYVLDYPRFFTPNGDGFNDLWIIKNLDLFPKATITIFDRYGKLLKQLSPSSLGWDGTFNGYKLPSDDYWFSINFAEGKSIKGHFSLKR is encoded by the coding sequence ATGAAATGTATAAAAATCATTTTATTTTGGATTTTAGTCCTCTGCAATACAACGCTGGTATTTGCACAAGCTATCAGCGTGGACGATTCTAAAAACGCAACAGATCTTACCCAAATACTAACAAATAACAGTTCTTGCATCAGTATTTCTGGAGAAAGCGTAAAAGGCGATATTTTTACGCCCGGACAAAATAGTTATGGCTATTTCAATAATCAAGGGGGCAGTTTCCCTTTTACGGAGGGTATCGTTTTAAGTACTTGGAGTAGTAAAAATTCTGAAGGCCCCTTTATGAGGAACCAAGGAGGTGGTAGTAATTTATGGCTAGGAGATCCTGATTTAGACCAAACCTTAGATATTAGATCGACAAATGCAACAGTACTAGAATTCGATTTCATTCCTTTGACAAACTTCATCAGTTTTAATTATTTATTTGCTTCCAATGAATACCAAGATGATTTTCCTTGTCGTCTTTCGGATGCTTTTGTTTTTTTAATCAAAGAGAAAGGCAGTACGGGAAATTATCAAAATTTAGCCGTACTCCCTGGAACTACAACTCCGGTCTCATCGACAAATATTCGTCCCTTAATTAATTTTACTGATAATTTCGGAACACAAAAAGGATGTCCTGCAATAAATCAAACCTATTTTGAACAATTAAATACAAGTCCAACCAATACCAGTCCGATAAATTACGCTGGTCAAACCGTTGTCATGAATGCGCAAACAACTGTGATTCCCGGAAAAACTTACCATATAAAATTAGTAGTTGCTGATGACGGAACGAAAGATTTTGATTCAGCCATTTTTATCGAAGCAGGCAGTTTTACCTCAAAAATAGATTTAGGTCCGGATCGAATTGCTCCTAACAATACAATTTGTTTCGGCGAAAGCTTTATTATTGATACTAAATTATCTCCAGGCTATGCTTACAAATGGTACAAGGATAATTCCTTAACTCCAATTGCTGGCGAAACGAATCCTTCTTATCAAGCTACAGAAACAGGAACTTATAGAGTTGAAGTAGAATTAGGAAGTACAAACTGTATTGCTTCGGGTGAAATAAAAGTCGAATTTACGCCCGAAATTGTACTGCAAGATACTAACTTGATACAATGTGATGATAATGGGGACGGAATTGCGATTTTTGATTTGACAAGAGCAGAACCTATCCTAAAAAACAACAATAGTAATTTAGGCACTATGGTTTTTTACGAAAACACTGTTGATGCCCAAAATAATCTAAATCCAATTCAGAATCCAAAAAACTATAACAACAAAGCTAATAATCAAATTCTAATTGCTAAAATTTTGGACAGCTACCGCTGTGCCCATTATGCCCAATTGACTCTCGGAATTTCGAACCAAACCATCACACCACTTGCGCCAATAGTCGTTTGTGATGACGACGGAACTGATGACGGAATTTATCAATTTGATTTAGTGAGTATTGCTACTTTAAGCGCTTTTTCAGGCTTAGGAAATAATATATCGGTTGGCTTTTATTTGAACCAAAACGATGCCTATCTGGAAAGAAATGCATTGCCGACAATTTTCAGAAACACAATTCCCTACCGGCAAACCATATATGCTGGTGTACTTAACGGATCTGATTGTTATGGAATTACCCCTGTTAGCCTTGTTGTAAATTCATTTTACCCTCCAAATTTTCAGCAAGAAAATATCGCCTTATGCGCTAATAGCAATCTAAATATTTCCGTGAATGCTGGCTTTTTAAGTTATTTATGGAATACCGGAGAAACAACAAATGAGATTAACATAAGTAATCCAGGAAATTATTCTGTAAAAGTAACAAGTGCAAACGGCTGCGAAGCAACAAAAAAATTCACCATAATAGCTTCAGAAATAGCATCAATAAAAAATGTTCAAGTCAATGATTTTGCAGGAAATCAGAATTCAGCTTTAATAGAATATACGGGAACGGGAGATTATGAGTTTTCTATTGATGGTAGCTATTTTCAAGATAGTCCTTTATTCAATGGGATTGCCGCCGGAACTTATTGGGCCTACGCTAGAGATAAAAACGGCTGTGGTAACGCAGCTCCTTTTCAATTTTACGTATTAGATTATCCTCGTTTTTTTACTCCAAACGGTGATGGTTTTAATGATTTATGGATAATTAAAAATCTAGATTTATTCCCTAAAGCTACAATTACTATTTTTGATCGCTATGGAAAACTACTAAAACAATTATCCCCTTCAAGTCTTGGCTGGGATGGTACTTTTAATGGTTACAAACTGCCATCGGATGATTATTGGTTTAGCATAAATTTTGCAGAAGGAAAAAGCATTAAAGGACATTTTTCGTTAAAAAGATAA
- a CDS encoding ABC transporter permease, whose protein sequence is MKRLLSIELQKIWMNKASRILTLAYFILLSFIALIASIKFDLGIFKFHLAEMGIFNFPFIWHFNTYIAAILKLFLAIVIVSMMANEYSYGTLKQNLIDGMSKKEFILSKFLTVVLFSFCSTVFVFIMSLMLGFSFSSYTELSIVFSDLEYLLAFFIKLVGFFSFCLFLGILVKRSAFALGFLLVWNILEGIAKGILNFKIFPDSKFADNITQFFPLESMSNLIVEPFSRLSVVKNLGKQIGVANFKDYDVHFSSIIIVLIWTFLFVFMSFKLLKNRDL, encoded by the coding sequence ATGAAAAGATTACTCTCAATAGAATTACAAAAAATATGGATGAACAAAGCCAGCCGAATTTTGACATTGGCTTATTTCATCTTGCTTTCCTTTATAGCACTAATCGCATCCATAAAATTTGATTTGGGCATTTTTAAATTTCATCTTGCCGAAATGGGCATATTCAACTTCCCGTTTATATGGCACTTTAACACCTATATCGCTGCCATTTTAAAATTATTCTTGGCCATTGTTATCGTTTCTATGATGGCAAACGAGTACAGTTACGGAACTTTAAAACAAAACTTAATTGACGGAATGAGTAAAAAGGAATTTATCCTTTCTAAATTTCTCACCGTAGTATTATTTTCTTTTTGCTCGACGGTTTTTGTTTTTATCATGAGTTTAATGTTGGGATTCAGTTTCTCCTCTTATACGGAACTAAGCATTGTTTTCTCTGATTTAGAATATCTGCTGGCTTTCTTTATAAAATTAGTTGGTTTTTTCTCCTTCTGTTTATTTTTAGGCATATTAGTAAAACGTTCCGCATTTGCACTTGGTTTTTTACTGGTTTGGAATATTTTAGAAGGCATTGCCAAAGGAATATTGAATTTCAAAATATTCCCAGACAGTAAATTTGCCGATAATATTACGCAATTCTTCCCTTTGGAATCTATGTCGAATCTAATCGTAGAACCTTTTTCCAGATTATCAGTAGTCAAAAACTTAGGAAAACAAATTGGAGTGGCCAATTTCAAAGATTATGATGTTCATTTTTCATCAATCATTATTGTTCTAATCTGGACTTTCCTATTTGTGTTTATGTCTTTCAAATTACTAAAAAATAGAGATTTATAG
- a CDS encoding ABC transporter ATP-binding protein, whose protein sequence is METILSIKNLNKRYGNLQALKDVTFDIKKGHVYGILGPNGSGKSTTLGIVLNVVNKTSGEYSWFDGKTQTHEALKKVGAIIERPNFYPYMTAQQNLQLVCKIKNISYSKVQEKLELVGLNERKDSKFSTFSLGMKQRLAIASALLNDPEILILDEPTNGLDPQGIHQIRDIIKQVAAGGTTILLASHLLDEVEKVCSHVVVLRKGQILYAGLVDGISANEGFFELQSEDPEKLIAVLKTHPAVESVKQGEEKVFVYLKSELEAAVLNKFLFERNINLGHLVKRKNSLEEQFLKLTNNTNPTS, encoded by the coding sequence TTGGAAACCATTCTCTCTATTAAAAATCTGAATAAACGCTATGGCAATTTACAGGCGCTAAAAGATGTGACTTTCGATATTAAAAAAGGACACGTATATGGTATTTTAGGCCCCAACGGAAGCGGAAAGTCAACAACATTAGGAATTGTTTTAAATGTAGTCAATAAAACTTCAGGAGAATACAGCTGGTTTGACGGTAAAACGCAAACGCATGAAGCTTTGAAAAAAGTAGGCGCCATTATAGAGCGACCTAATTTTTACCCTTATATGACGGCGCAGCAAAACCTGCAATTAGTATGTAAAATAAAAAACATCAGTTATAGCAAAGTTCAGGAGAAACTGGAATTAGTAGGTTTAAACGAAAGAAAAGACAGCAAATTCAGTACTTTTTCTTTAGGAATGAAACAACGCTTAGCGATTGCCTCTGCCCTTTTGAACGATCCTGAAATATTAATTTTAGATGAACCAACTAACGGATTAGATCCACAAGGAATTCATCAAATAAGAGATATCATCAAGCAAGTTGCCGCCGGAGGCACAACGATTCTTCTTGCTTCCCATTTATTGGATGAAGTAGAAAAAGTTTGTTCGCATGTTGTGGTTTTAAGAAAAGGCCAAATTTTATATGCCGGTTTAGTGGATGGGATTTCGGCAAACGAAGGTTTCTTCGAATTGCAATCGGAAGATCCCGAAAAATTAATTGCAGTCTTAAAAACGCATCCCGCTGTTGAGAGCGTGAAACAAGGAGAAGAAAAAGTGTTCGTTTATTTGAAAAGCGAATTAGAAGCTGCCGTTTTAAACAAATTCCTTTTTGAAAGAAACATCAATCTAGGGCATTTAGTAAAACGTAAAAACAGCCTGGAAGAGCAATTTTTAAAATTGACAAACAACACGAATCCAACTTCTTAA
- a CDS encoding response regulator: protein MKNKKLYIIDDDKLSVKLMSMLIQKNQFCDEVDAFFNAQSALEELKKNSNDNDKIPDGILLDLNMPVMDGWQFLDEFILLPIKKEISIFIVTSSIDPADIEMAKKHAFLKGYIMKPITAEKLKEMAKMI, encoded by the coding sequence ATGAAAAATAAAAAACTCTATATTATTGACGATGATAAATTATCAGTAAAACTAATGAGCATGCTGATTCAAAAAAATCAATTTTGTGATGAAGTTGATGCTTTTTTCAATGCCCAATCAGCGCTAGAAGAACTGAAAAAAAATAGTAATGACAATGACAAAATACCTGATGGAATCCTTCTTGACTTGAATATGCCCGTTATGGACGGATGGCAGTTTCTGGATGAGTTCATTTTATTACCTATAAAAAAAGAAATTTCAATTTTTATCGTCACCTCATCCATTGATCCCGCTGATATCGAAATGGCTAAAAAACACGCTTTTTTGAAAGGCTATATTATGAAACCTATTACTGCCGAAAAATTGAAAGAAATGGCTAAAATGATCTAA
- a CDS encoding PAS domain-containing sensor histidine kinase, giving the protein MKNKLKLYFNAAQSAKIGIWELNLKKSSVYWDAVTRCILEVPEDFIPVLGSAIPFYTEGENRDRIKFFLDQAINEGIPFSDKFQITTAKNNIKYVECNCQIVFKNGKPRRLLGTFQDITKEQNLINELQLNVEKFSSIFSSANDAIFIIDTSDGFITQYNPRAVVLSGYNNSELIGLHISELFPDKYNKKVAIFMKYHLAKDDYIVNEAYLKTKSGEAVPVEIASGKKFQVGEKNYLVCFIRDISERKSAESNMNMLSLAVSETTDTIIIADAMGKTVWANKAYLELTGFSLNEIVGYTPGFLSKGPETDQHTTDIMKQAIQQKKSIKVTILNYKKNKEKYWFDLNINPVFNKQNTLINYIGVGRDVSIRQAKELELNKLLEVTTDQNNKLFNFAHIISHNIRSHTSNLSMILEVMNDTEDVEEKLSYIDLFKEATEKLSETIEYLNETITIQKSTNLEKTKICLKDEIEKTKNILNLTIKENQITVLDTIPDDLTIFAVPAYLESILLNLFTNAIRYKSPDRATTLEINYELNDQHTIINFKDNGLGIDLDKNGHKIFGMFKTFHGNSDARGIGLFITKNQIEAMKGKIEVESEVGVGSTFKLYLNEK; this is encoded by the coding sequence ATGAAAAATAAGCTTAAGCTGTATTTCAATGCTGCCCAATCGGCAAAAATTGGAATATGGGAGCTCAATCTAAAAAAAAGCTCCGTATACTGGGATGCTGTGACTAGATGCATCCTTGAAGTACCCGAAGATTTCATACCTGTACTGGGCAGTGCAATTCCTTTCTATACTGAAGGAGAGAACAGAGATCGAATTAAATTCTTTCTCGATCAAGCCATCAATGAAGGAATTCCATTTAGTGACAAATTTCAAATTACAACCGCTAAAAATAACATTAAATATGTGGAATGTAATTGCCAGATAGTATTTAAGAACGGAAAACCCAGACGTTTATTAGGTACTTTTCAAGACATTACCAAAGAACAAAACCTAATTAATGAGCTTCAATTAAATGTTGAAAAATTTTCATCTATTTTTTCGAGTGCTAATGATGCTATTTTTATAATTGACACTTCTGATGGTTTCATTACCCAATATAATCCTAGAGCTGTGGTGCTTTCTGGATATAATAATTCTGAACTAATCGGTTTACACATTTCTGAATTATTCCCTGATAAATACAATAAGAAAGTTGCTATTTTCATGAAGTATCATTTGGCAAAGGATGATTACATTGTAAATGAGGCTTATCTAAAAACTAAATCGGGAGAAGCTGTTCCAGTCGAAATAGCTTCGGGAAAAAAATTTCAAGTAGGAGAAAAAAACTATTTAGTATGCTTTATTAGAGATATTTCCGAGCGAAAAAGTGCAGAAAGCAATATGAATATGCTTTCTCTAGCCGTATCTGAAACTACTGATACTATCATTATTGCAGATGCAATGGGAAAAACGGTCTGGGCAAACAAGGCTTATCTGGAACTCACAGGCTTTAGTCTTAATGAAATAGTGGGCTACACACCAGGCTTCTTATCCAAAGGTCCTGAAACAGATCAGCATACAACTGACATAATGAAACAAGCGATTCAGCAAAAGAAAAGCATCAAAGTCACCATCCTCAATTACAAAAAAAATAAAGAAAAATATTGGTTTGACTTAAACATTAATCCCGTATTTAACAAACAAAATACCTTAATCAACTACATAGGAGTAGGAAGAGATGTGAGTATTAGACAAGCTAAAGAATTAGAATTAAATAAATTATTAGAAGTAACTACTGATCAGAATAACAAACTATTTAATTTTGCTCATATAATTTCGCATAATATTCGTTCGCATACCAGTAATCTATCGATGATACTAGAAGTAATGAATGACACAGAAGACGTAGAAGAAAAATTATCTTATATTGATCTTTTCAAAGAAGCGACAGAAAAACTCTCTGAAACCATCGAATATTTAAACGAAACCATCACCATTCAAAAAAGCACTAATCTAGAGAAAACAAAAATTTGTCTAAAAGATGAGATCGAAAAAACGAAAAACATCTTAAACCTAACCATCAAAGAAAATCAAATTACAGTACTTGATACCATACCTGATGATTTAACCATATTCGCCGTTCCGGCATATCTGGAAAGTATCTTACTGAATCTATTTACAAATGCCATAAGATACAAATCTCCTGATAGAGCAACTACTTTAGAGATAAACTATGAACTTAATGATCAGCATACTATCATAAATTTCAAAGACAATGGTTTGGGAATAGATTTAGATAAAAACGGCCATAAAATATTTGGTATGTTTAAAACATTTCATGGCAATAGTGATGCTAGAGGTATTGGATTATTTATTACCAAAAACCAAATCGAAGCCATGAAAGGTAAAATTGAAGTTGAAAGTGAAGTGGGTGTAGGATCCACTTTTAAATTATATTTAAATGAAAAATAA